In Pleurocapsa sp. PCC 7319, the following are encoded in one genomic region:
- a CDS encoding helix-turn-helix domain-containing protein: MNNKNLNSAQQQQLVEIGLKLNQVRTAKNISLDTVSANTRITKRLLKAIESGNSEELPEPFYIRALVAKFAQEIGATGIEFIFQSSKDTEATEKTTKSHTERRYWLNFQLRSLHLYLLYILLIVVSVKIITSLVESPVIINQVPEENPTANSEVQESEATAQIKQPESAPQFVSQSNNSESVIVGINLQERCWLKVMVDGKLAFEGTLPKGTQRQWTGEKQVTIRAGNAGGVVISFNNEQQKILGAPGEVEEITYTVN, encoded by the coding sequence ATGAATAATAAAAATTTAAATTCTGCTCAACAACAACAGCTCGTAGAAATAGGTCTTAAACTAAATCAGGTTCGTACTGCTAAAAATATTTCTCTGGATACAGTATCAGCTAATACCCGGATTACTAAACGTCTACTAAAAGCCATAGAATCGGGAAATAGCGAGGAATTACCAGAACCATTTTATATTCGAGCATTAGTAGCAAAATTTGCTCAAGAGATTGGTGCAACAGGAATCGAATTTATTTTCCAATCTTCTAAAGATACTGAAGCGACAGAAAAAACTACAAAATCCCACACTGAACGCCGATATTGGCTTAATTTTCAATTAAGATCGCTTCATCTTTACTTGCTATATATTTTGCTAATAGTTGTTTCAGTCAAGATCATTACCTCTCTAGTAGAATCTCCCGTAATTATCAATCAAGTACCCGAGGAAAATCCCACTGCTAATTCTGAGGTACAGGAATCTGAAGCTACTGCGCAAATAAAACAGCCAGAATCGGCTCCCCAATTTGTTTCTCAATCCAATAATTCTGAGTCAGTAATAGTAGGAATTAATTTACAAGAGCGTTGCTGGTTAAAAGTTATGGTTGACGGGAAACTGGCTTTTGAGGGGACTCTCCCCAAAGGTACTCAGCGTCAATGGACAGGTGAAAAACAGGTGACAATTCGGGCAGGAAACGCAGGAGGGGTAGTAATCAGTTTTAATAATGAACAGCAAAAGATTTTAGGCGCACCAGGCGAAGTTGAAGAAATTACCTATACGGTCAATTAG
- a CDS encoding pseudouridine synthase, whose product MTERVQKVLSQWGIASRRKAEKMILAGRVLINGQTASLGDKVDLRVDVLHIDDKEIKASNRPQSIYLLLNKPPEVVSTCSDPQNRSTVIDLLPKNLRQGTGIHPVGRLDFSSSGALILTNDGDLTLGLTHPRYHLPKTYLVELDRPPSKKDLTVWRQGVMLDQRKTLPAKIRRVQTNKSTKSTTIEIVLTEGRNRQIRRVAQRLGYQVLKLHRTAIGSITLNSMNKLELPQGNYRHLEQKEINFLKNSFNLKPFKLAAQPGDAVYE is encoded by the coding sequence ATGACGGAAAGAGTCCAAAAAGTTTTATCTCAATGGGGTATTGCTTCTCGACGAAAAGCGGAAAAAATGATTTTAGCAGGAAGAGTTCTGATTAACGGTCAAACAGCTAGTTTGGGAGACAAAGTCGATTTACGTGTAGATGTTCTGCATATAGATGATAAAGAAATTAAAGCATCTAATCGTCCTCAATCTATCTATTTACTGTTAAACAAGCCTCCAGAGGTGGTTTCTACCTGTTCCGATCCCCAAAATCGCTCTACTGTAATCGATCTATTACCTAAAAACCTCAGACAAGGAACAGGAATTCATCCTGTGGGTAGACTTGATTTTTCTTCTAGTGGTGCTTTAATTTTGACAAATGATGGTGACTTAACTCTTGGCTTAACTCATCCCCGTTACCATTTACCCAAAACATATTTGGTGGAATTAGATCGTCCACCATCTAAAAAAGATTTGACTGTGTGGCGCCAAGGAGTCATGTTAGACCAAAGAAAAACTTTACCTGCCAAAATTAGAAGAGTTCAGACTAATAAATCTACTAAATCTACGACGATAGAAATAGTTTTGACTGAAGGTAGAAATCGGCAAATACGTCGTGTGGCCCAAAGGCTGGGTTATCAAGTTCTGAAGCTGCATCGTACAGCAATTGGTTCGATAACTTTAAATTCTATGAACAAGTTGGAACTTCCCCAGGGCAACTATAGACATTTGGAGCAAAAGGAAATTAACTTTCTCAAAAACTCTTTTAATCTAAAACCCTTTAAATTAGCTGCACAACCTGGGGACGCAGTTTATGAATAA
- a CDS encoding DUF2993 domain-containing protein, producing the protein MINKLLSTAIKFYLRSQVTKAEDLQVKIVGKNRQILQGYIPQVLLCCNRAVYQGLFLRQIEIHGININFNLPEVLKKKPFKLLEPIIVDIKLGLDAADLQASLDSPLLQSGLSDLWQIILAAQLTDARTEKIVDSVIEWHSIAIASETLNLRGTYQDTTGKVREINLSTGIGLTNDHTLDLSPLKITSESVSSELGEQLEIELGTDVAIEQLVIESEQMLCSGKITINS; encoded by the coding sequence GTGATTAATAAGTTACTATCAACCGCAATCAAATTTTATTTGCGATCGCAGGTAACAAAAGCAGAAGATTTGCAAGTAAAAATTGTGGGCAAAAATCGTCAAATTCTTCAGGGCTATATCCCTCAAGTGCTTTTATGTTGTAATCGTGCAGTCTATCAAGGACTTTTCTTACGCCAAATTGAAATTCACGGTATTAATATTAATTTTAATTTACCCGAAGTACTAAAAAAGAAACCGTTCAAACTCTTAGAGCCTATTATTGTAGACATTAAATTAGGATTGGATGCGGCGGATTTACAAGCTTCTTTGGATTCTCCTTTACTTCAAAGTGGACTAAGTGATCTTTGGCAAATTATTTTAGCTGCACAGCTAACAGACGCTAGAACGGAAAAAATAGTTGATTCAGTAATTGAGTGGCACAGTATTGCGATCGCTTCTGAAACTTTAAATCTAAGGGGAACATATCAAGATACAACGGGTAAAGTCAGAGAAATCAATTTATCCACAGGAATAGGGTTGACTAATGACCATACTCTTGATTTATCTCCTCTTAAAATTACTAGTGAATCAGTTAGTTCTGAATTAGGAGAACAATTAGAAATTGAATTGGGAACAGATGTCGCTATTGAACAATTAGTTATTGAATCAGAGCAAATGCTATGTTCTGGAAAAATAACGATTAATAGTTAA
- a CDS encoding CCA tRNA nucleotidyltransferase, which translates to MAVEEIKSYLAAVDFPCDVNNLPTSAYLVGGSVRDALLQRYKIPVDLDFVLPEKAIATAQKMAKLYQAGFVILDREREIARVVFPQGTLDLALQEGGSLETDLQRRDFTINAIAYNIQSQQLVDPLGGLADLKQGILRMVSAANLEEDPLRLLRAFRQAAQLNFTIEDQTRKAISDRAFLLKTIAAERVQAELNYIFAAPQSNKWLVEAIECGLLQFWLPHINQEKIEQLEAVEDALEFCLNSGLKLANLSILAKLATLVASEPTLAETELTQLKYSRAQIKAVTKTVKHLPQLQAMNNMMSLRSQYFWFLEVKDVFPLLIVRAIATGVAEDIFNPLIERYLDPTDQVAHPQPLVTGHDLIHKLNLKPSPVIGTLLTEIQIAQIESKISTPQQAIDFAVFILESR; encoded by the coding sequence ATGGCTGTTGAAGAAATAAAATCATATTTGGCTGCTGTAGATTTTCCCTGCGATGTAAATAATTTGCCAACCTCAGCTTATTTAGTCGGTGGCTCGGTGCGCGATGCTTTATTGCAACGTTACAAAATTCCTGTAGATTTAGATTTTGTTTTACCCGAAAAAGCCATTGCAACAGCTCAAAAAATGGCTAAGCTCTATCAAGCTGGGTTTGTAATTTTAGATCGGGAGCGGGAGATTGCTAGGGTCGTTTTTCCCCAGGGAACTCTAGACCTGGCTCTCCAAGAAGGGGGAAGCCTGGAAACAGATCTTCAAAGAAGAGACTTTACAATCAATGCGATCGCCTATAATATCCAATCACAACAACTTGTAGATCCTTTGGGAGGATTAGCCGATCTCAAGCAGGGGATCTTACGCATGGTTTCTGCAGCCAACTTGGAAGAAGATCCTTTAAGATTACTCAGAGCATTTAGACAGGCAGCTCAACTAAATTTCACGATTGAAGATCAGACCAGAAAAGCCATTAGCGATCGCGCGTTTTTATTAAAAACAATTGCTGCTGAGAGAGTTCAAGCAGAGTTAAATTATATTTTTGCTGCACCGCAAAGTAATAAATGGCTAGTGGAAGCAATTGAGTGTGGTTTATTACAGTTTTGGCTGCCCCATATTAATCAAGAGAAAATTGAGCAGTTAGAAGCAGTAGAAGATGCTCTGGAATTTTGTCTCAATTCGGGTTTGAAACTGGCAAATTTATCCATCTTAGCCAAGTTAGCAACCTTAGTCGCTTCAGAACCTACTTTGGCAGAAACCGAGTTAACTCAACTCAAATACTCTCGCGCTCAAATTAAAGCAGTAACCAAAACAGTCAAACATCTACCGCAATTGCAAGCCATGAATAACATGATGAGTTTGCGATCGCAATATTTTTGGTTCTTAGAAGTTAAAGACGTTTTTCCATTATTAATCGTTAGAGCGATCGCAACAGGAGTAGCAGAAGATATTTTCAATCCCTTGATTGAACGTTATCTTGACCCTACAGATCAAGTTGCCCATCCTCAGCCTTTGGTTACAGGTCACGACTTAATTCATAAATTAAACCTAAAGCCATCTCCAGTGATTGGCACATTGCTCACCGAAATTCAAATTGCTCAGATCGAATCAAAGATCTCCACACCACAACAAGCAATAGACTTTGCTGTCTTTATACTTGAATCAAGATAA
- a CDS encoding Ycf34 family protein — translation MCICINCSYVDRCETYNAVETQHQQPHLTENPTFEPVEPTINVNIRTQGETIEMEWDVVGCQSFVEEMGRWSKLRPGEAVPT, via the coding sequence ATGTGTATTTGCATTAACTGTAGTTATGTCGATCGTTGCGAAACATACAATGCAGTGGAAACCCAGCATCAACAACCTCATTTAACTGAAAATCCAACTTTTGAACCAGTTGAACCCACAATTAACGTCAATATCCGCACCCAAGGCGAGACTATTGAAATGGAATGGGATGTAGTTGGCTGTCAAAGTTTTGTCGAGGAAATGGGTAGATGGTCAAAACTACGCCCTGGTGAAGCTGTTCCAACTTAA
- a CDS encoding DedA family protein, whose translation MSLELFTLDTLQEVARLYGYWAVFVGIALENTGIPLPGETIVIVGGFLAGSGELNYGLVLATAIAGAVLGDSFGYWIGRTGGWQLLVRIGRIFRIQEQQLEQAKDRYSENAVKAVFFGRFITILRIFAGPLAGITRMPYKQFLLCNFGGAAVWATTIVSLSYFLGKVVALEQIVSWVAQVGVGALLLVIAVVLTPILWEYGQKKLLQKD comes from the coding sequence ATGTCACTTGAGCTGTTTACTTTAGATACTTTGCAAGAAGTCGCTCGCCTCTACGGTTACTGGGCGGTCTTCGTAGGAATTGCCTTGGAAAATACCGGGATTCCCTTACCTGGAGAAACCATTGTGATAGTTGGTGGTTTTTTAGCAGGTAGTGGTGAATTAAACTACGGACTAGTTTTGGCTACAGCGATCGCTGGTGCCGTTTTAGGCGATAGTTTTGGTTACTGGATTGGTAGAACTGGAGGCTGGCAGCTTTTAGTAAGAATTGGACGGATTTTTCGGATTCAAGAGCAACAGTTAGAACAGGCTAAAGACCGCTACAGTGAGAACGCGGTCAAAGCAGTGTTTTTTGGTCGTTTTATTACTATCTTAAGAATTTTTGCAGGTCCTCTGGCTGGCATTACCCGAATGCCCTATAAGCAGTTTTTACTATGTAATTTTGGTGGAGCAGCTGTCTGGGCAACTACGATTGTTAGCCTGTCTTATTTCTTGGGTAAAGTTGTTGCTTTAGAGCAAATTGTTAGTTGGGTTGCTCAAGTTGGAGTAGGTGCCTTGCTACTAGTAATTGCGGTAGTATTGACTCCTATTCTTTGGGAATATGGACAAAAGAAACTGCTCCAAAAAGATTAG
- the carB gene encoding carbamoyl-phosphate synthase large subunit: protein MPRRDDLRKILLLGSGPIVIGQACEFDYSGTQACKALREEGYEVVLVNSNPASIMTDPEMANRTYIEPLTPEMVEKVIIQEQPDALLPTMGGQTALNVAVSLAKSGVLAKYGVELIGAKLPAIEKAEDRLLFKEAMEKIGIPMCPSGIANNIEEAKKIALEIGSYPLIIRPAFTLGGTGGGIAYNQEEYEQISAAGLDASPVSQILVDKSLLGWKEYELEVMRDLADNVVIICSIENIDPMGVHTGDSITVAPAQTLTDKEYQRLRDYSLAIIREIGVETGGSNIQFAVNPINGEVIVIEMNPRVSRSSALASKATGFPIAKFAAKLAVGYTLDEIPNDITQKTPASFEPTIDYVVTKIPRFAFEKFPGTQPILTTQMKSVGEAMAIGRTFNESFQKALRSLETGRYGFGCDRQETLPSIPHVRSSLRTPNPERVFSIYQGLKLGMTPEEIHELTAIDMWFLDKMQELLLTEKFLKGTALNKISSSQMRYVKQQGYSDRQIAFATRTTEDEVRAYRQELGILPVYKLVDTCAAEFEAFTPYYYSTYEAGESEITPSDKPKVMILGGGPNRIGQGIEFDYCCCHAAYALSDAGYETIMVNSNPETVSTDYDTSDRLYFEPLTKEDVLNIIEAENPAGIIVQFGGQTPLKLAVPLQTYLEDGEKSKSPVTKIWGTSPDSIDAAEDRERFEQILRELDIRQPPNGIARSYEESLKIANRISYPVVVRPSYVLGGRAMEIVYSDADLKHYMTYAVQVEPDHPILIDKFLENAIEVDVDALCDRGGKVVIGGIMEHIEQAGIHSGDSACSIPYNSLPESAIATIRDWTQKLAKALKVVGLMNIQYAVQGEQVFIIEANPRASRTVPYVSKATGVPLAKVASLVMSGESLESQGVTSETIPKHIAVKEAVLPFNKFTNTDTLLGPEMRSTGEVMGIDNDFGKAFAKAEIGAGVNLALSGTVFVSMNERDKQAIVPVVQDFIDLGFKIIATAGTQKALQANGIQDVDLILKLHEGRPHVVDSIKNNEIQLIINTPTGEESQTDAQLIRRMALDYKLPIITTIAGAKATVAAIRSLQSEPLEVKALQEYLQ from the coding sequence ATGCCCCGTCGCGACGATCTCCGCAAAATCTTACTTCTTGGTTCGGGTCCCATTGTGATTGGACAAGCCTGTGAATTTGACTATTCTGGAACACAGGCTTGTAAAGCTTTACGAGAAGAAGGATATGAAGTTGTTTTGGTCAATTCCAATCCCGCTTCGATTATGACCGATCCTGAAATGGCAAATCGCACCTATATTGAACCCTTAACTCCTGAAATGGTTGAGAAGGTAATTATTCAGGAACAGCCCGACGCTTTGTTACCCACTATGGGGGGGCAAACTGCTTTAAATGTGGCAGTGTCTTTAGCTAAAAGTGGAGTATTGGCTAAATATGGCGTAGAACTGATTGGAGCAAAGTTACCCGCTATAGAAAAAGCGGAAGATCGTCTGCTATTCAAAGAGGCGATGGAGAAAATTGGAATTCCCATGTGTCCTTCGGGTATTGCAAATAACATAGAAGAAGCGAAAAAAATTGCTCTAGAAATTGGCAGTTATCCCTTAATTATTCGTCCTGCATTTACGCTGGGAGGAACAGGGGGAGGGATTGCCTACAATCAAGAAGAATATGAGCAGATTTCGGCAGCAGGTCTAGATGCTTCTCCTGTTAGTCAAATTCTAGTTGATAAATCTCTTTTGGGTTGGAAAGAATACGAACTAGAAGTTATGCGAGATCTAGCAGATAATGTCGTGATTATCTGTTCCATTGAAAATATTGATCCGATGGGGGTTCATACAGGAGACTCGATTACAGTTGCTCCTGCCCAAACTCTAACCGATAAAGAATATCAGCGTTTACGGGATTATTCTCTGGCAATTATCCGTGAGATTGGGGTCGAAACAGGGGGATCGAATATTCAGTTTGCTGTAAATCCGATTAATGGCGAAGTGATTGTGATTGAGATGAATCCTCGGGTCTCTCGTTCTTCGGCACTAGCTTCTAAAGCCACAGGTTTTCCCATTGCCAAGTTTGCTGCCAAATTAGCAGTGGGCTATACCCTAGATGAAATTCCTAACGACATTACCCAAAAGACCCCTGCTTCTTTTGAGCCCACGATTGATTACGTTGTGACCAAAATTCCCCGTTTTGCCTTTGAAAAATTTCCTGGTACCCAACCAATACTCACCACACAGATGAAGTCTGTTGGCGAAGCGATGGCAATTGGCAGAACTTTTAACGAATCTTTCCAGAAAGCTCTGAGATCTCTTGAGACTGGTCGCTATGGTTTTGGTTGCGATCGCCAGGAAACTTTGCCTTCGATCCCTCATGTACGTTCTAGTCTAAGGACTCCCAATCCTGAAAGGGTTTTCAGTATTTATCAAGGGTTAAAGCTAGGGATGACTCCAGAGGAAATCCATGAGCTAACGGCAATTGATATGTGGTTTTTAGATAAAATGCAAGAGCTACTGCTGACTGAGAAGTTTCTTAAAGGTACTGCCCTCAATAAAATTTCATCGTCACAGATGCGCTACGTTAAGCAACAGGGATATAGCGATCGCCAAATTGCCTTTGCCACCAGAACCACTGAAGACGAAGTAAGGGCTTATCGTCAAGAATTAGGTATTTTACCTGTCTATAAATTAGTAGATACTTGTGCAGCGGAATTTGAAGCCTTTACTCCCTATTACTACTCCACCTACGAAGCAGGAGAGTCCGAAATTACTCCTTCAGATAAACCTAAAGTGATGATTTTGGGAGGGGGTCCCAATCGTATTGGGCAAGGAATTGAATTTGACTATTGTTGCTGTCATGCTGCCTATGCTCTGTCTGATGCAGGATACGAAACGATTATGGTTAACTCTAATCCCGAAACTGTTTCTACGGATTACGATACCAGCGATCGCCTGTACTTTGAACCTCTGACGAAAGAAGATGTGCTTAATATCATTGAAGCGGAAAACCCCGCAGGGATTATCGTCCAGTTTGGCGGACAAACTCCTCTTAAATTAGCTGTGCCTCTGCAAACTTATTTAGAAGATGGGGAGAAAAGTAAATCTCCAGTTACTAAAATTTGGGGGACATCACCCGATTCTATTGATGCAGCAGAAGATCGGGAAAGATTTGAGCAAATACTACGAGAATTAGATATTAGACAGCCACCTAACGGTATTGCCCGTAGCTATGAAGAATCCCTAAAAATTGCCAATCGTATTTCCTATCCTGTAGTAGTACGTCCTTCTTATGTTTTAGGGGGACGAGCCATGGAAATCGTCTATTCTGATGCCGATTTAAAACACTATATGACCTATGCAGTTCAGGTAGAACCAGATCATCCCATTTTGATTGATAAATTTCTCGAAAATGCGATCGAAGTGGATGTAGATGCTTTATGCGATCGAGGTGGCAAGGTAGTCATTGGCGGCATTATGGAACATATTGAACAGGCGGGAATACATTCAGGAGATTCTGCTTGTTCTATTCCCTATAATTCTCTACCAGAATCAGCGATCGCTACAATCCGAGACTGGACGCAAAAACTAGCTAAAGCCCTCAAGGTAGTGGGATTAATGAATATTCAGTATGCTGTTCAGGGAGAACAGGTATTTATCATTGAAGCTAATCCTCGTGCGTCTCGAACCGTTCCCTATGTATCTAAAGCGACTGGAGTTCCCTTAGCTAAAGTAGCGTCTTTAGTCATGTCTGGTGAAAGCTTAGAGTCTCAAGGAGTAACTAGCGAAACTATTCCCAAACATATTGCGGTAAAAGAGGCGGTCTTACCCTTTAATAAATTCACCAACACGGACACGCTCTTAGGACCAGAAATGCGTTCTACAGGCGAAGTAATGGGAATTGATAACGATTTCGGGAAAGCCTTTGCTAAAGCTGAAATTGGTGCAGGGGTAAATTTAGCCTTGTCAGGTACAGTGTTTGTCTCGATGAATGAACGAGATAAGCAAGCAATCGTACCTGTAGTGCAAGACTTTATTGATTTAGGCTTCAAAATAATTGCTACTGCGGGAACGCAAAAAGCCTTACAAGCTAATGGCATTCAAGATGTAGATCTAATACTCAAACTCCATGAAGGTCGACCTCATGTAGTAGACTCTATCAAAAACAATGAAATTCAATTAATTATCAATACTCCCACTGGAGAAGAATCCCAAACAGATGCTCAATTAATTCGACGGATGGCACTAGATTATAAACTGCCGATTATTACGACGATCGCTGGAGCCAAAGCTACCGTAGCAGCAATTCGTTCATTGCAATCTGAACCTTTAGAAGTTAAAGCACTGCAAGAATATCTTCAATGA